One segment of Nostoc piscinale CENA21 DNA contains the following:
- a CDS encoding HetP family heterocyst commitment protein: protein MNYQVPSSQNNCHSLITPEQLEQVIEAISDGRYSWACVLILRFIGYNPLHFMPQRTYSRLIKEQNQYMATELNSDNNVSSSINNTNIPEKNAEYKKIKFSG from the coding sequence ATGAACTACCAAGTACCTTCTTCTCAAAACAACTGTCACAGTTTGATTACTCCTGAACAGTTAGAGCAAGTAATTGAAGCTATTAGTGATGGTAGATATTCTTGGGCTTGTGTATTAATTTTGCGTTTTATTGGATACAACCCGCTTCACTTTATGCCTCAAAGAACTTACAGCCGTCTGATAAAAGAACAGAACCAATATATGGCGACAGAATTAAATTCTGATAATAATGTTAGTTCTTCGATTAATAACACTAATATTCCCGAAAAAAATGCAGAATATAAAAAAATCAAATTCTCTGGATAA
- a CDS encoding ABC transporter transmembrane domain-containing protein, with translation MKQILGTEEYNLSVQPRNDRQLLSDILLSWLSNNDKLVRNLSPAFEIRDFNLGDELVDQAENAPGCYIICQGQVRLVSWNATLQKEVATSLLGVGETYGADELFTDETLTYRAIAASAGTLAFIPTANLKQWCDRLPQLQDYLSHRIAMRQTLLFFKTSVTIPHTKLSSHTLKEFVPYLEQIKVSAGSVLSQSTPNEDGRFWLRSGEIHSLENPSAPFPSIGNSWGYPEPIPTDWIAKTDLVIYKLAIAQWEKAKAIAPQLLGVSSQQIIADKTTTTRQRHKNPVATTHTTNLQQPSAKAQSNLITFPLPSKQRRPLFGQRYPFIQQQSTADCGPACLAMISRYWGKKFNINILRNISNVGRGGASLRSLANAAESIGFQARPVRASLNRIANQKHPWIAHWQGDHYIVVYRVRKNCVIVSDPAIGRKKLNIKDFQAGWTGYALLLTPTPQFQAVQSTKPSLGRFWSAFLPYRSLLLPIIVASLLLQMFGLVTPLLTQVILDQVVVHKSLSTLHVFIIGSLVFSLWRIGLGSIRQYMLDYFSNRVDLSLITGFITHTLNLPLQFFATRHVGDIITRVQENQKIQVFLTRQAVAAWLDALTAVVYVGLMAYYNLQLTFLVLALLPPIILLTVIASPILRQVSREIFNEAAKQNSSLVEMLTGVATVKAAAAERELRWRWEDHFTSTVNAKFRGQKLAITLQVISGLINTLGSTALLWYSATLVIQDQLSIGQLVAFNMLIGNVIGPVLSLVNLWDEFQEVLVSVERLDDIFSTQPEETAEKSMLVLPNLRGEVRFENMTFRYSADDDRNILQNISLAANPGQTIAIVGRSGSGKSTLVNLLQGLYYPTSGKILVDGHDIRHVSPQSLRRQLGVVPQECFLFSGTILENITLYRPEYSLEQVIEVSKLAEAHAFIQTLPLGYNTKVGERGSSLSGGQRQRIAIARAILSNPRILILDEATSSLDTESERRFQQNLLRISRVSETEARTTFIIAHRLSTVRNADHIIVLDKGVIAEQGNHEELMTLQGLYYHLIKQQIDV, from the coding sequence ATGAAACAAATATTAGGAACTGAAGAATATAACCTTTCAGTACAGCCTCGCAACGATCGCCAACTATTATCGGATATTCTTTTGAGTTGGTTATCTAACAATGACAAGTTAGTGCGGAACTTATCACCAGCTTTTGAAATCCGGGATTTTAACCTGGGGGATGAGCTTGTTGATCAAGCAGAAAATGCTCCAGGTTGTTATATCATTTGCCAAGGCCAAGTGCGGCTAGTCAGCTGGAATGCAACCTTACAAAAAGAAGTAGCAACTTCTTTATTAGGAGTTGGAGAAACTTACGGTGCAGATGAACTGTTTACCGATGAAACTTTAACTTATCGTGCGATCGCAGCTAGTGCAGGTACGCTGGCTTTTATCCCCACAGCCAACCTCAAACAGTGGTGCGATCGCTTACCGCAACTGCAAGACTATCTGAGTCATAGAATAGCAATGCGACAAACTCTGCTATTCTTCAAAACATCTGTTACTATACCGCATACCAAACTTTCCAGTCATACCCTCAAAGAATTTGTACCTTACTTAGAGCAAATAAAAGTCAGTGCTGGTTCAGTACTGTCTCAGTCAACTCCCAATGAGGATGGACGTTTCTGGCTGCGTAGTGGCGAAATTCACAGTCTAGAAAATCCCTCAGCACCATTTCCGAGTATTGGTAACAGTTGGGGATATCCTGAGCCAATACCAACTGATTGGATTGCTAAAACTGATTTAGTAATTTATAAACTAGCGATCGCCCAATGGGAAAAAGCTAAAGCGATCGCGCCACAATTATTAGGTGTATCTTCCCAGCAGATAATCGCAGACAAAACGACAACCACTCGTCAACGCCACAAAAATCCTGTCGCAACTACACACACCACCAATCTGCAACAGCCATCTGCAAAAGCCCAGTCTAATCTCATAACCTTTCCCCTACCCAGTAAACAACGCCGTCCCTTGTTTGGTCAGCGTTACCCATTCATTCAGCAGCAAAGTACTGCTGATTGCGGCCCTGCATGCTTGGCGATGATCTCCCGCTACTGGGGTAAAAAATTTAATATCAATATTCTCCGAAATATCTCAAATGTTGGTCGTGGCGGAGCCTCCCTCAGAAGTTTAGCCAACGCCGCAGAAAGTATAGGTTTTCAAGCTCGGCCAGTACGCGCCAGTCTCAACCGCATAGCCAATCAAAAACATCCTTGGATTGCCCACTGGCAAGGCGACCATTATATAGTTGTTTATCGAGTGCGGAAAAATTGTGTTATTGTTTCTGACCCTGCTATTGGGCGTAAAAAGCTAAATATCAAAGATTTTCAAGCTGGCTGGACTGGATACGCACTCTTACTAACTCCTACACCTCAATTCCAAGCTGTACAATCTACCAAACCATCGTTAGGGCGATTTTGGAGCGCATTTTTACCTTACCGTTCACTGTTGCTACCCATTATCGTTGCTTCTTTGCTGCTGCAAATGTTTGGTTTGGTAACTCCCCTGTTAACTCAAGTCATTCTTGACCAGGTAGTAGTTCATAAAAGTCTCAGCACCTTACACGTTTTTATCATCGGTTCGTTGGTATTTAGTCTCTGGCGCATTGGTTTGGGAAGCATTCGCCAATATATGCTCGACTATTTCTCCAACCGAGTAGACTTGAGTTTGATTACTGGCTTTATTACTCATACCCTGAATTTACCGCTTCAGTTTTTTGCTACTCGCCACGTAGGGGATATTATCACCCGCGTTCAAGAAAACCAAAAAATTCAGGTGTTTCTGACGCGACAAGCAGTTGCAGCTTGGCTAGATGCACTAACAGCAGTTGTCTATGTCGGACTCATGGCATATTACAACTTGCAATTAACTTTTTTAGTACTGGCACTATTACCACCGATTATTTTGTTGACAGTAATTGCCAGTCCGATTTTACGTCAGGTATCGCGGGAAATTTTTAATGAAGCCGCAAAGCAAAACTCTTCATTAGTAGAAATGCTCACAGGCGTGGCCACAGTCAAAGCCGCCGCCGCCGAACGCGAACTGCGCTGGCGCTGGGAAGACCACTTTACTAGTACAGTCAATGCTAAATTTCGCGGTCAGAAATTAGCGATTACTTTACAAGTAATTAGCGGATTAATTAATACATTAGGTAGTACCGCATTACTGTGGTATTCAGCAACCTTAGTAATTCAAGACCAACTCAGCATAGGTCAATTAGTCGCTTTCAATATGCTGATTGGTAATGTAATTGGCCCTGTTTTATCACTAGTGAATCTTTGGGATGAATTTCAAGAAGTGCTAGTTTCCGTAGAGCGGTTAGATGATATTTTTAGCACTCAACCAGAAGAAACTGCGGAAAAATCCATGTTGGTTCTACCGAACCTCCGAGGAGAAGTACGATTTGAAAATATGACTTTTCGTTATAGTGCCGATGACGATCGCAATATCCTGCAAAATATTTCTTTAGCAGCAAACCCTGGTCAAACTATTGCCATTGTTGGTCGTAGCGGTTCTGGCAAGAGTACATTAGTCAATCTCTTGCAGGGGTTATATTATCCCACTAGTGGCAAAATTTTAGTAGATGGACATGATATCCGTCATGTTTCCCCTCAATCTTTGCGTCGCCAATTGGGCGTTGTCCCCCAAGAGTGCTTTTTATTTTCTGGGACGATTCTCGAAAATATCACCTTATATCGTCCAGAGTATAGTTTAGAACAGGTAATTGAAGTTAGTAAGCTGGCAGAAGCCCACGCTTTTATTCAAACTTTACCCCTAGGCTACAACACCAAAGTCGGCGAACGCGGTTCTAGTCTTTCTGGGGGACAACGCCAAAGAATTGCGATCGCTCGTGCTATTCTAAGCAATCCCCGCATCCTGATTTTAGATGAAGCTACCAGTTCTTTAGACACCGAATCAGAGCGACGTTTTCAACAAAATCTTCTCCGCATCAGTCGCGTGAGCGAAACAGAGGCTCGTACCACTTTTATTATTGCTCACCGCCTCTCAACCGTGCGTAATGCTGACCACATTATTGTGCTAGATAAAGGTGTTATTGCTGAACAAGGTAATCACGAAGAACTGATGACACTTCAAGGACTTTACTATCATCTTATAAAGCAGCAAATTGATGTATAA
- a CDS encoding murein transglycosylase A: MFVNHLGLLYKLINLIALPIIILGFLAGIKPLEFRELSSPLCRIKKWNVPDSLQNKQPVLIERSPVGCCQDDISCLDNLADKKALITSLDRSLRYLQTSRAIAAYQKYPVTGITRDRVIKSLTRFRELLLKSSSAKELHQAIEKEFVYYQSVGKDQKGTVLFTAYYEPLYLASRVPTDEFRYPVYRLPPDINSWPQPHPTRLELEGDDGLQGTKGKLRGLELFWFRDRLEPYMIQIQGSARLQLTDGTDTTIGYAGNTGYNYKSIGRELANDGKLPLQGMTMPIILDYFQQHPPELNIYIPRDPSFVFFQENHGAPAQGSINVPLTAERSIATDKSLMPPGALALIRAPFPFVQANGEMEHQIVSRYVLDQDTGGAIKGAGRVDYFLGTGKIAGERAGVTVSNGQLYYLLLKP; the protein is encoded by the coding sequence ATGTTTGTAAATCATTTAGGATTGCTATACAAACTAATAAATTTAATTGCCCTGCCAATCATTATTTTGGGTTTTTTGGCGGGGATAAAACCATTAGAATTTCGAGAACTGAGTTCGCCGTTATGTCGAATCAAAAAGTGGAATGTACCAGATTCTTTACAAAACAAGCAACCAGTTTTGATTGAGCGATCGCCTGTGGGTTGTTGTCAAGATGATATCTCTTGTTTAGATAACTTAGCTGATAAAAAAGCTTTAATTACTTCTCTTGACCGCAGTTTACGATATTTGCAAACCTCACGGGCGATCGCAGCTTATCAAAAATATCCCGTCACCGGAATTACACGCGATCGCGTCATCAAAAGTTTAACCAGATTCCGCGAACTGCTTTTAAAATCTTCCTCTGCCAAAGAATTACATCAAGCCATCGAAAAAGAGTTTGTTTATTATCAATCTGTCGGCAAAGACCAAAAAGGTACAGTTTTATTTACTGCTTATTATGAACCACTGTATCTGGCTAGTCGCGTTCCTACAGATGAATTTCGCTATCCAGTTTACCGATTACCTCCCGATATTAATTCTTGGCCTCAACCCCATCCTACCCGTTTAGAACTGGAAGGTGATGATGGTTTACAAGGAACAAAAGGCAAATTACGGGGATTAGAGTTATTTTGGTTCCGCGATCGCTTAGAACCATATATGATTCAAATTCAGGGTTCAGCGCGACTACAATTAACCGATGGCACTGACACAACAATCGGTTACGCAGGTAATACAGGCTATAACTATAAAAGTATCGGTCGAGAACTAGCCAACGATGGCAAATTGCCTTTACAGGGAATGACAATGCCCATTATCCTCGACTATTTTCAACAGCATCCCCCAGAATTAAATATCTACATCCCCCGTGATCCCAGTTTTGTGTTTTTTCAAGAAAACCACGGCGCACCAGCCCAAGGTTCAATCAATGTCCCACTCACCGCAGAACGTTCGATCGCTACAGATAAGTCTCTCATGCCTCCTGGGGCTTTAGCTTTGATTCGCGCCCCTTTTCCCTTTGTTCAAGCTAATGGCGAGATGGAACATCAGATTGTTAGCCGTTATGTGCTTGATCAAGATACAGGTGGAGCAATTAAAGGTGCGGGTAGAGTAGATTATTTTTTGGGGACTGGGAAAATCGCTGGGGAGCGTGCTGGTGTTACCGTTAGCAATGGGCAATTGTATTACTTGTTACTCAAACCCTAA
- a CDS encoding peptidylprolyl isomerase: protein MIEFKGKFISPTEVITYLKNNLQIRELCNHILCQKIINKAAEEKNIQVSPEEIQIEAERLRYEKRLVKASETLGWLADNLISSEDWEAGIRDHLLQKKLAEHLFGQQVEKYFWENKLNYDQVLLYQIVLSSQNLAQEIYYQIEECELSFYEAAHIYDVDETRRNRCGYEGKFYRWSFEPNVAAVIFNAQPKELLGPIAIKQNSYIFMVEDFMPAELTPERHQEIINKMFQEWLASELNYLLYA from the coding sequence ATGATTGAATTTAAAGGTAAATTCATTTCCCCTACAGAAGTTATTACATATCTCAAAAATAATCTGCAAATCCGAGAATTATGTAATCACATCTTATGTCAAAAAATTATTAATAAAGCTGCTGAAGAAAAAAACATCCAAGTAAGCCCAGAAGAAATTCAAATAGAAGCTGAGAGACTACGTTATGAAAAACGTTTAGTTAAAGCTAGTGAAACTTTAGGATGGTTAGCCGATAATCTAATTTCCTCTGAAGATTGGGAAGCAGGAATTCGTGATCACCTGTTGCAGAAAAAATTAGCCGAACATTTATTTGGTCAACAAGTAGAAAAATATTTTTGGGAAAATAAACTTAATTACGATCAAGTTTTACTTTATCAAATAGTTTTATCCTCTCAAAACTTAGCCCAAGAGATTTACTATCAAATCGAAGAATGTGAACTCAGCTTTTATGAAGCTGCTCACATTTATGATGTTGATGAAACACGCAGAAATCGCTGTGGTTATGAGGGCAAATTTTACCGTTGGAGCTTTGAGCCAAATGTAGCCGCAGTCATATTTAACGCCCAACCAAAAGAATTACTTGGCCCGATCGCAATCAAGCAAAATAGTTATATTTTTATGGTAGAAGATTTTATGCCTGCTGAATTAACCCCTGAAAGACATCAAGAAATTATCAATAAAATGTTTCAGGAATGGTTGGCATCAGAATTAAATTATCTGCTGTATGCTTAA
- a CDS encoding helix-turn-helix transcriptional regulator: MKQKPKPRIALLRERAGLTQLELSRLVGVTESTIQNWESGRTGTDHIERIIRFCKALDCQVDDLIEYVNEPLEEPVAKPSSINEIHQILGTEATTSTLNSESEVAPKHKATSS; encoded by the coding sequence GTGAAACAAAAGCCAAAACCGAGGATTGCTTTGCTTCGTGAAAGAGCAGGGCTGACCCAGCTTGAACTATCACGTCTTGTAGGCGTAACTGAAAGCACTATTCAAAACTGGGAAAGCGGCAGAACTGGGACAGACCACATTGAAAGAATCATTAGGTTCTGCAAGGCATTAGATTGCCAAGTAGACGACCTAATAGAATATGTGAACGAACCATTAGAAGAACCTGTAGCCAAACCAAGTTCAATAAACGAAATACATCAGATTTTGGGTACTGAGGCTACCACCTCAACCTTAAATTCTGAAAGTGAAGTTGCTCCAAAGCACAAAGCCACGAGCAGCTAA
- a CDS encoding metallophosphoesterase family protein: MKLKRRQFLSLSGLGSVGTGIIGWTLAHHNISSDDSVATAAKPANKDLLLRFVSVADTGTGAKGQYAVAEAMNFYHKQNPYNLVVLAGDNIYNNGEIEKIGSVFERPYQPLLKKGVKFQACLGNHDIRTANGELQLKYPGFNMQGKRYYTFRRNQVQFFALDTNSNADWKKQLPWLEQELSRSDAHWKVVFGHHPVYASGVYGNNPGFIKVFTPLFQKYGVQLYINGHEHHYERTKSINGTTYLITGGGAGTRPVGRSEWTEYSASSLSFAAYEVYADRIEIKAIGTDNRVFDQGVIPIKTA; the protein is encoded by the coding sequence ATGAAACTGAAACGCCGTCAATTTTTATCTTTAAGTGGCTTGGGATCTGTTGGTACAGGAATCATCGGTTGGACTTTAGCTCATCACAATATTTCTTCCGATGATTCTGTCGCCACAGCAGCTAAACCAGCAAACAAAGATTTACTATTGCGTTTTGTGTCTGTGGCAGATACCGGGACTGGTGCCAAAGGACAATATGCTGTAGCTGAAGCAATGAATTTTTATCACAAGCAAAACCCATATAATTTAGTGGTTTTAGCTGGCGATAATATTTATAACAATGGCGAAATCGAAAAAATTGGGTCAGTTTTTGAACGTCCTTATCAACCTTTATTGAAAAAAGGTGTAAAGTTTCAAGCCTGTTTAGGTAATCACGATATTCGGACAGCTAACGGTGAGCTACAACTTAAATATCCCGGCTTTAATATGCAGGGAAAACGTTACTATACATTTCGCCGTAATCAAGTCCAGTTTTTTGCTTTAGATACTAACAGTAATGCTGATTGGAAAAAACAATTACCTTGGTTAGAACAGGAATTAAGTCGCAGTGATGCACATTGGAAAGTTGTATTTGGTCATCATCCAGTTTACGCTTCTGGTGTTTATGGTAATAATCCAGGGTTTATTAAAGTTTTTACACCTTTGTTTCAAAAATATGGTGTGCAACTTTATATTAATGGGCATGAACACCATTATGAACGAACTAAATCTATTAATGGTACAACTTATTTAATTACTGGTGGCGGTGCTGGAACTCGTCCTGTTGGTCGTTCTGAATGGACTGAGTATTCTGCTTCTAGTTTGAGTTTTGCAGCTTATGAAGTGTATGCCGATAGAATAGAAATTAAGGCTATTGGTACTGATAATCGTGTTTTTGATCAGGGTGTTATTCCGATTAAAACTGCTTAG
- the msrA gene encoding peptide-methionine (S)-S-oxide reductase MsrA has product MVLFGFGKKKLNLPTAEEALPGRSKEMPVPAHHYVNNNPLKPPFPAGMETALFGLGCFWGAERKFWQLPGVYTTAVGYAAGITPNPTYEEVCTGMTGHNEVVFVVFDPQVISYAQLLKVFWESHNPTQGMRQGNDVGTQYRSGIYVYSESQKQQAEASRNAYQQELTKARYGEITTEILDAPEFYYAEAYHQQYLAKNPNGYCGLGGTNVACPVGVFQAEVK; this is encoded by the coding sequence ATGGTACTGTTTGGATTTGGTAAAAAAAAGCTGAATCTTCCTACTGCTGAAGAAGCTTTGCCAGGACGATCAAAGGAAATGCCTGTACCTGCTCATCACTATGTAAATAATAATCCCCTCAAACCACCTTTCCCCGCAGGTATGGAAACGGCATTATTTGGTTTAGGCTGTTTTTGGGGTGCAGAACGTAAATTCTGGCAACTACCGGGCGTTTATACCACTGCTGTTGGTTATGCGGCAGGAATTACACCCAACCCCACTTATGAAGAAGTATGTACAGGTATGACTGGTCACAATGAAGTCGTCTTCGTTGTATTTGACCCCCAAGTTATTAGTTACGCTCAACTTCTCAAAGTTTTTTGGGAAAGCCACAACCCCACCCAAGGAATGCGCCAAGGTAACGACGTTGGCACACAATACCGTTCTGGGATTTACGTTTATTCTGAAAGTCAAAAACAGCAAGCCGAAGCATCACGAAACGCTTATCAACAAGAACTAACCAAAGCGCGTTATGGCGAAATCACCACAGAAATTCTCGATGCGCCGGAATTTTACTACGCTGAAGCTTATCATCAGCAATACCTAGCCAAAAATCCCAACGGCTATTGTGGTTTGGGCGGGACAAACGTTGCTTGTCCGGTAGGTGTGTTTCAGGCAGAAGTGAAGTAG
- a CDS encoding HlyD family efflux transporter periplasmic adaptor subunit, translated as MKLPYEFLPKTTESSVASSEEFIDASTEAALLFGGTATSVKVIAEESAALPEGKLVDTDTSLRLQTATIQSDRWSTSLQTLIDQPPSYLPYQLIAGGIAFCITIITWANLGQIEEIGKARGRLIPLGEVYKVHPVIFGKVARVYIQEGQKVKAGEVIAQLDQEIALNELDRLKQELTAYQTQALQTQGLIDKTRLETKMRIAINQAEIQGQKATIAQALSKIQSQKVAITQGEERAKISQALLDQLNKDATAQKERLQRLTALVEEGALSQEQLFQAQQNLSDRQRTITQQSGDIQQTLAESQREQMALQQVLSESQRLQAELTQKQAEGNTVELQSEQAIQKLQVQKTQLQAQVQQTAKLILEAKTKLKQLALTAPVDGTVLSLNVRNSGEVVQSGQTIAELAPENAPLILEATLPTKEAGFVKVGNEVKIKFDAYPYQDYSIIPGKVISISPNSTVNEQLGAVYRLEIALDRNYVKANHQTIKFQAGQTATAEIIIRRRRIIDILLEPLKELQAGGSSL; from the coding sequence ATGAAATTACCATACGAATTTCTACCAAAAACCACAGAATCGTCGGTTGCTAGTTCTGAGGAATTTATAGATGCCAGTACTGAAGCAGCTTTATTGTTTGGTGGTACAGCAACATCTGTCAAAGTTATTGCCGAAGAGTCTGCTGCTTTGCCAGAAGGCAAATTAGTTGATACTGACACATCATTAAGGTTACAGACCGCTACTATCCAAAGTGATAGATGGTCAACATCGTTGCAGACATTAATTGATCAACCACCTTCATATCTTCCTTATCAACTTATTGCAGGTGGAATTGCATTTTGTATAACTATTATTACTTGGGCAAATTTGGGACAAATTGAAGAAATTGGTAAAGCTAGAGGGAGATTAATTCCTTTAGGAGAAGTATATAAAGTTCATCCTGTAATTTTTGGTAAGGTTGCTCGTGTTTACATTCAAGAAGGGCAAAAAGTTAAAGCTGGTGAAGTCATAGCGCAACTAGATCAAGAAATTGCCTTGAATGAATTAGATAGATTAAAGCAAGAATTAACGGCTTACCAAACTCAAGCTCTGCAAACACAAGGCTTGATTGATAAAACTCGTTTAGAGACTAAAATGCGGATAGCGATTAATCAGGCAGAAATTCAAGGACAAAAAGCGACGATCGCTCAAGCACTCTCCAAAATTCAAAGTCAAAAAGTAGCGATCACTCAAGGTGAAGAAAGGGCAAAAATCAGTCAAGCACTACTTGATCAATTGAATAAAGATGCGACAGCCCAAAAAGAGCGATTGCAAAGATTAACAGCCTTGGTAGAAGAAGGGGCGCTTTCCCAAGAACAACTGTTTCAAGCTCAACAAAATTTGAGCGATCGCCAGCGTACAATCACCCAACAAAGTGGTGATATCCAACAAACTCTAGCAGAATCCCAACGAGAACAAATGGCTCTGCAACAAGTTTTGTCAGAGTCACAGCGATTGCAAGCTGAGTTAACCCAAAAGCAAGCTGAAGGTAACACAGTAGAGTTACAGTCTGAACAAGCAATTCAAAAATTGCAAGTCCAAAAAACTCAACTGCAAGCTCAAGTCCAACAGACTGCAAAACTCATTCTAGAAGCGAAAACTAAGTTAAAACAACTTGCTCTCACTGCTCCTGTTGATGGCACAGTTTTATCACTCAATGTCCGCAACAGTGGAGAAGTAGTTCAATCAGGGCAAACAATAGCTGAATTAGCACCGGAAAATGCGCCACTGATTCTAGAAGCTACTTTACCAACAAAAGAAGCAGGCTTTGTTAAAGTTGGAAACGAAGTCAAAATTAAATTTGATGCCTATCCTTATCAGGACTATAGTATTATCCCTGGCAAGGTAATATCAATTTCACCAAATAGCACAGTTAATGAACAACTTGGTGCAGTCTATCGGTTAGAAATTGCGCTGGATCGCAACTACGTCAAAGCTAATCATCAAACAATTAAATTTCAGGCTGGGCAGACAGCTACTGCTGAAATTATCATTCGTCGCCGACGCATTATAGATATTTTGCTTGAACCACTGAAAGAACTGCAAGCAGGCGGAAGCAGCTTGTAA
- a CDS encoding proton extrusion protein PcxA, with amino-acid sequence MPTMNNFTFTQKIYSYLLAAYRWYLLTPQRSLEEAYQAALQIKSIEDEHFNGKKIDADSSNYSSSMMDYFELDLKKQLKVARMRLTEFRASRWFSNESHQKAARKTGIEYPSADIILEKLRFIDEVISKYTVPDIETNFAIVNQPQIVKVDEVNPQKSPAPLATQLPNNNQETKQKPRRKADTTGVLPRSILGTISRLQVELDPNSEQDVVKSFRQAQRRTIISIRFILLLIIVPLLAHQLSKALIVGPLITHFRTAESANVFLNFEMEEEALSELQRFEERIRFENLIGIAPPLNPEAIEDKLKEKATEIAEEFRSESANAIKNVFADIFSVIAFVWLLLVSKQSIAVLKDFFDNLVYGLSDSAKAFIIILFTDVFVGFHSPHGWEVILEGVSRHWGLPANRDFIFLFIATFPVILDTIFKYWIFRYLNRISPSAVATYRNMNE; translated from the coding sequence TTGCCTACAATGAATAATTTCACTTTTACCCAGAAAATTTACTCTTACTTACTAGCTGCTTACCGTTGGTACTTATTAACACCACAGCGTTCTCTTGAAGAGGCTTATCAAGCAGCCTTACAAATTAAATCAATCGAAGATGAGCATTTCAACGGTAAAAAGATAGATGCTGACTCAAGTAACTACAGCAGCAGTATGATGGATTATTTTGAGTTAGACCTCAAAAAACAATTAAAAGTTGCTCGGATGCGCCTTACCGAATTTCGTGCCAGCCGTTGGTTTTCCAACGAATCTCATCAAAAAGCGGCGCGAAAAACAGGTATAGAATATCCCAGTGCTGACATAATTTTAGAAAAATTAAGATTTATTGATGAAGTCATATCAAAATATACCGTACCTGATATTGAAACTAATTTTGCTATAGTTAACCAACCACAAATAGTCAAAGTTGACGAAGTAAATCCGCAAAAATCACCCGCCCCATTAGCTACTCAGTTACCAAATAACAACCAAGAAACTAAACAGAAACCACGACGAAAAGCTGATACAACAGGTGTATTACCTCGCTCAATTTTAGGAACTATCAGTCGTTTACAAGTTGAGTTAGATCCGAATTCCGAGCAGGATGTGGTTAAAAGCTTCCGGCAAGCTCAAAGAAGAACTATCATATCTATCAGATTTATATTATTACTAATAATTGTACCTCTTTTAGCACATCAACTATCAAAAGCTTTGATTGTTGGGCCATTAATTACCCATTTTAGAACAGCAGAATCAGCGAATGTCTTCCTAAATTTTGAAATGGAAGAAGAAGCTCTATCAGAGTTACAAAGATTTGAAGAAAGAATTAGATTTGAAAATTTAATTGGCATTGCACCGCCTCTGAATCCAGAAGCTATAGAAGATAAGCTGAAAGAAAAAGCCACAGAGATTGCGGAAGAATTTCGTAGTGAAAGTGCCAATGCGATTAAAAATGTGTTTGCAGATATTTTCTCGGTAATCGCTTTTGTTTGGTTGCTACTGGTGAGTAAGCAATCTATTGCTGTGCTGAAAGATTTCTTTGATAATCTTGTCTATGGTTTGAGCGATAGTGCTAAGGCATTTATTATCATTTTGTTTACTGATGTGTTTGTGGGATTCCACTCTCCCCACGGTTGGGAAGTAATTTTAGAAGGCGTATCGCGCCATTGGGGTTTACCAGCTAATCGAGATTTTATCTTTTTGTTTATTGCGACATTTCCAGTGATTCTAGACACGATTTTTAAATATTGGATTTTCCGTTACCTCAACCGGATTTCGCCTTCTGCTGTGGCGACTTATCGCAATATGAATGAGTAA